In Microbacterium sp. No. 7, the genomic window CACACCCAGGCCCAACCACCCCGAGACCCGGCGCCTGCGGATCTCCGCCGGCCCGATATTGCATACCCCCGGCTGATATGCGGTTGCATGAGTCATGACGCAATTGTGCGCTCTGATGCTGCGTGATGCGACGGGTGGCAATGCGCACGCGCACGGATGAAGAACCGGCCACCGACGCTTCGATCTTCGAGAACATCACCAGAATGACAACGAGGGGCGAGGTTGCAGGACCTCGCCCCTCGCTGGTCAGCGTTTCAGAAGGCTGCGGCGCCGGCCTCGGCGACGGTCTGGTCCTGCTCGCCCGAGCCGCCGCTGACGCCGACCGCGCCCACGACCTTGCCGTCGCGCGACAGGGGCACGCCGCCGGCGAAGATCGCGACCTTGCCGCCGTTGGTGGCGTGGATGCCGTAGAACTGCTGGTTCGGCTGCGCGTTGTCGCCGAGGTCCTTGGTCTGGATGTCGAAGGCCTTGGACGTCCACGCCTTGTTGATCGAGATGTTGACGCTGCCGATCCACGCGCCGTCCTGGCGGACGTGGGCGACGAGGTTGCCGCCGGCGTCCACGACGGCGATGTTCATGGGCTGGCCGATCTCGTCGGCCCGCTTCTCGGCGGCGGCGATGACGCGGCGGGCGTCTTCGAGGTTCACGGACATGGTGGTTCCTTACTCTGTGGGGTGTGGATCGGGAGCGGATGCCTCGGACCGAGGCATCCGCTCGCCGTCTGTGGGTCTTCGTCAGGCGGCCTTGATGTAGCCGTTGGGGTTGAGGACGTACTTCTTGGCGGCGCCGAGGTCGAACTCGGCGTACCCCTGCGGGGCGTCCTCGAGCGAGATGGGGGTGGCGCCGACGGCGTCGGCGATGTGCACCTTGTCGTGCAGGATCGCCATCATGAGCTGCCGGTTGTAGCGCATCACCGGGCATTGACCGGTCGTGAACGACAGCGACTTCGCCCAGCCGAGACCCAGGCGCAGCGACAGCGAACCGACCTTCGCGGCCTCGTCGATGCCGCCCGGGTCGCCCGTGACGTACAGGCCCGGGATGCCGAGCGCCCCGCCGGCGGCGGTGAGATCCATGAGGGAGTTCAGCACCGTCGCGGGCGCTTCGTGGCCGGCGTCGGAGCCGTGACCGCGTGCCTCGAAGCCCACCGCGTCCACGCCGGCGTCGACCTCGGGTACGCCGAGGATCTGCTCGATCTGATCCTTCGGGTCGCCCTTCGACACGTCGACGGTCTCGCAGCCGAACGAGCGGGCGCGGGCGAGGCGGTCCTCGTTGAGGTCGCCCACGATGACCGCGGCGGCGCCCAGCAACTGCGCGCCGACGGCGGCGGCCAGGCCCACCGGGCCCGCGCCGGCGATGTAGACCGTCGAGCCCGGGCCGACCCCCGCGGTCACGGCGCCGTGGAAGCCCGTGGGGAAGATGTCGGAGAGCATCGTCAGGTCGAGGATCTTCTCGAGCGCTTGGTCGCGGTCGGGGAACTTCAGGAGGTTCCAGTCGGCGTACGGCACCAGCACGTACTCCGCCTGGCCGCCGACCCAGCCGCCCATGTCGACGTACCCGTAGGCGCTGCCCGGCCGGTCGGGGTTGACGTTCAGGCAGATGCCCGTCTTTCCCTCCTTGCAGTTGCGGCAGCGGCCGCACGCGATGTTGAACGGCACCGACACGATGTCGCCCACCTTGATGAACTCCACGTCGGGGCCGACCTCGACGACCTCGCCGGTGATCTCGTGCCCCAGCACAAGTCCGGCCGGTGCGGTCGTGCGCCCGCGCACCATGTGCTGATCCGACCCGCAGATGTTCGTGGACACCGTCCGCAGGATCGCGCCGTGCGGCACCTTGCGGCCCACGTTCGCCGGGTTCACGCCGGGGCCGTCCTTGAGCTCGAAGGTGGGGTAGTCGGTGTCGATAACCTCGACCTCGCCCGGTCCCTTGTACGCGACAGCTCTGTTGCCTGACATCTTTGTCCTCTCGTTCACGCGCGACGGGAACGCGCGTCATACTTCTCGCTTCGAGCATGCCCTGCGCAATCGGGTAGCGGAATCCCTCCAGAGGACCGTATCCACTACCCATATTGGTAGGCGTGCGGGCGTAGCATGAGGGCATGCCCGATGGCGGACACCTCTGTACGGAATACACCCTGCGCGACCTCGTCGAGGTCGTGACTGCTCCCGCTCCAGCCCTGCCGAATCTGTTGTCGCAGCTTCTGTCCACGTTCGCACCCCACGACGCCGTGGTGACGCTGGTGGCGGACACGACAGGAGCCAGCCGGTACGGCGCCGGTGATGCAGGCATCATCAGAG contains:
- a CDS encoding GlcG/HbpS family heme-binding protein — encoded protein: MSVNLEDARRVIAAAEKRADEIGQPMNIAVVDAGGNLVAHVRQDGAWIGSVNISINKAWTSKAFDIQTKDLGDNAQPNQQFYGIHATNGGKVAIFAGGVPLSRDGKVVGAVGVSGGSGEQDQTVAEAGAAAF
- the fdhA gene encoding formaldehyde dehydrogenase, glutathione-independent yields the protein MSGNRAVAYKGPGEVEVIDTDYPTFELKDGPGVNPANVGRKVPHGAILRTVSTNICGSDQHMVRGRTTAPAGLVLGHEITGEVVEVGPDVEFIKVGDIVSVPFNIACGRCRNCKEGKTGICLNVNPDRPGSAYGYVDMGGWVGGQAEYVLVPYADWNLLKFPDRDQALEKILDLTMLSDIFPTGFHGAVTAGVGPGSTVYIAGAGPVGLAAAVGAQLLGAAAVIVGDLNEDRLARARSFGCETVDVSKGDPKDQIEQILGVPEVDAGVDAVGFEARGHGSDAGHEAPATVLNSLMDLTAAGGALGIPGLYVTGDPGGIDEAAKVGSLSLRLGLGWAKSLSFTTGQCPVMRYNRQLMMAILHDKVHIADAVGATPISLEDAPQGYAEFDLGAAKKYVLNPNGYIKAA